The proteins below are encoded in one region of Bacillus vallismortis:
- the tyrS gene encoding tyrosine--tRNA ligase yields MTNLLEDLSFRGLIQQMTDEEGLNKQLNEEKIRLYSGFDPTADSLHIGHLLPILTLRRFQLAGHHPIALVGGATGLIGDPSGKKAERTLNTADIVSEWSQSIKNQLSRFLDFDATENPAVIANNFDWIGKMNVIDFLRDVGKNFGINYMLAKDTVSSRIESGISYTEFSYMILQSYDFLNLYREKNCKLQIGGSDQWGNITAGLELIRKSEEEGAKAFGLTIPLVTKADGTKFGKTEGGAIWLDKEKTSPYEFYQFWINTDDRDVVKYLKYFTFLSKEEIEAYAEKTETAPEKREAQKRLAEEVTALVHGREALEQAINISQALFSGNIKELSAQDVKVGFKDVPSMEADSSQQLSLVDVLVQSTLSPSKRQAREDIQNGAVYINGERQTEINYLLSAADRIEDQFTVLRRGKKKYFLVTYK; encoded by the coding sequence ATGACAAACTTACTTGAAGACTTATCCTTCCGTGGATTGATTCAGCAAATGACGGATGAAGAAGGGTTAAATAAACAGCTGAATGAAGAAAAAATCCGCCTGTACTCAGGCTTTGATCCGACAGCAGACAGCTTGCACATCGGACACTTGCTGCCTATACTAACACTGCGCCGTTTCCAGCTTGCGGGTCATCATCCGATTGCGCTTGTGGGCGGGGCGACGGGTCTCATCGGCGATCCGAGCGGAAAAAAAGCGGAGCGTACATTAAACACTGCTGACATCGTATCCGAATGGTCACAAAGCATCAAAAACCAGCTGTCCAGATTTCTGGATTTTGACGCAACAGAAAACCCTGCTGTCATTGCGAACAACTTTGACTGGATCGGCAAAATGAATGTGATCGACTTCCTGCGTGACGTCGGCAAAAACTTCGGCATCAATTACATGCTGGCAAAAGACACGGTCAGCTCGAGAATTGAATCCGGCATTTCATACACGGAATTCAGCTACATGATTCTTCAATCGTATGATTTCTTAAATCTGTACAGAGAGAAAAACTGTAAGCTGCAAATCGGCGGGAGCGATCAGTGGGGCAATATCACAGCGGGCCTTGAACTGATCAGAAAATCAGAGGAAGAAGGGGCAAAAGCGTTTGGCCTTACCATTCCGCTTGTCACAAAAGCAGACGGCACGAAGTTTGGGAAAACGGAAGGCGGCGCGATTTGGCTTGATAAGGAAAAAACATCGCCGTATGAATTCTATCAATTCTGGATCAACACAGATGACCGTGACGTTGTCAAATACTTAAAATACTTCACGTTCCTATCAAAAGAGGAAATTGAAGCATATGCTGAGAAAACAGAAACGGCGCCTGAAAAGCGTGAAGCGCAAAAACGTCTCGCGGAAGAAGTGACAGCACTCGTTCACGGACGTGAGGCGCTGGAGCAAGCCATCAACATCTCCCAAGCATTGTTCAGCGGAAATATTAAAGAGCTTTCTGCCCAAGATGTAAAAGTCGGCTTTAAGGATGTCCCTTCCATGGAAGCTGACAGCAGCCAACAGCTTTCTCTTGTAGATGTATTGGTGCAATCTACATTGTCTCCTTCTAAACGCCAAGCCCGTGAAGACATTCAAAACGGGGCTGTTTACATTAACGGCGAACGCCAGACGGAAATCAATTATCTCTTATCGGCTGCTGACCGTATCGAAGATCAATTTACGGTTCTGCGCCGCGGAAAGAAAAAGTATTTCCTTGTGACATATAAATAA
- the sr7p gene encoding small protein SR7P: protein MNLMCTIAKERLQRDYWEQQTRDSVGEPEAIEETDDKKTPTA from the coding sequence ATGAATCTCATGTGTACCATTGCAAAAGAGAGGCTTCAGCGGGATTATTGGGAGCAGCAGACGCGAGATAGTGTTGGCGAACCAGAGGCAATAGAGGAAACAGACGATAAAAAAACCCCGACCGCATAG
- a CDS encoding tyrosine-type recombinase/integrase encodes MKLYKSKKDNELFYYFNAKKEKRWCYRHRYYDKNNKRKEKSRQGFKTENEAYRALLEVKTGIISGETKKVENSNLTVAEWLDTWFDSYKNQWKITTQLQRQNAIKYQMKPLLGRYKLADLDKSTYKRVYINELLKRYKPSTVLLFHRLFKVAINAAVDDEILTRNRFNKITIESDEVSDNFYTAAELKQFLSAAKQYENITNYTLIFLLSYTGMRKGEALGLKWEDLDFDNKTLSVNRTRDNKGVRSPKTKRSYRTILIAEELIEQLKLYRKWCKEIKFTYGLYLSDEDFIFISFQSGLPVTDNTIMYSMRRLSKETGLKKITPHGLRHSHATILISKRTPVKVIADRLGNTPQMILDMYGHSFKDLEEQSVHAFDQALNF; translated from the coding sequence ATGAAATTATATAAGTCAAAAAAAGATAACGAATTATTTTACTACTTTAATGCAAAGAAAGAAAAACGATGGTGTTATAGACACCGGTATTATGACAAAAATAATAAACGTAAGGAAAAGTCGCGGCAAGGTTTTAAAACGGAAAATGAAGCATACAGAGCTTTATTAGAAGTTAAGACAGGGATCATATCAGGTGAAACAAAAAAAGTTGAAAACTCGAATTTAACTGTTGCTGAATGGCTTGATACTTGGTTTGATTCCTATAAAAACCAATGGAAAATCACAACGCAGCTACAAAGACAGAACGCAATTAAATATCAAATGAAACCCTTGTTAGGCAGATATAAACTTGCTGATTTAGATAAGAGCACTTACAAAAGAGTTTACATTAATGAGCTGCTAAAAAGATACAAGCCCAGCACAGTCCTGTTGTTCCATCGGCTCTTTAAAGTAGCAATAAATGCAGCAGTAGATGATGAGATTTTAACGCGGAATCGTTTTAATAAAATAACAATCGAAAGTGATGAGGTTAGTGATAACTTTTACACAGCCGCAGAATTGAAACAGTTTCTATCCGCTGCAAAGCAATATGAAAATATAACTAATTATACACTTATTTTCTTGCTGTCATATACCGGCATGAGAAAAGGTGAAGCATTAGGATTAAAGTGGGAGGATTTAGATTTTGATAATAAGACTCTCAGTGTTAACAGGACCAGAGATAATAAAGGGGTTCGTTCCCCAAAAACTAAACGTAGCTACCGCACTATTTTAATTGCTGAGGAACTGATTGAACAGCTAAAATTATACCGCAAATGGTGTAAAGAGATAAAGTTCACTTACGGGCTATATTTATCAGATGAGGATTTTATTTTCATCTCTTTTCAAAGCGGGCTACCTGTAACTGATAACACAATCATGTATTCTATGCGACGTCTCTCAAAGGAAACTGGTTTAAAAAAGATAACTCCGCATGGTTTAAGACATTCTCATGCGACAATATTAATTAGTAAACGAACGCCTGTGAAAGTTATTGCGGATCGACTTGGAAATACTCCGCAGATGATTTTAGATATGTACGGACATTCTTTCAAAGACTTGGAAGAACAATCTGTACATGCATTCGACCAGGCACTCAATTTTTGA
- a CDS encoding ImmA/IrrE family metallo-endopeptidase, whose translation MLYDHLLLEASRHKIEVIERFMPSRLKGLYNSGIVWINRKQSRIEKGCTLAEELGHHFTSYGDILDQSKMENRKQEKRARNWAYKKLVPLTKIIEAQKAGIKSRYELAEFLNVTETFLEEALKRYEEEYGLYKKVNGLTICFQPLGVIEMFEDF comes from the coding sequence TTGCTTTATGATCATCTATTGTTAGAGGCTTCCCGCCACAAAATAGAAGTTATTGAACGATTTATGCCATCTAGATTAAAGGGCCTTTATAATAGCGGCATTGTTTGGATTAACAGAAAACAATCGAGAATTGAAAAAGGTTGCACTCTTGCCGAAGAATTAGGACATCATTTCACCTCTTATGGAGATATTTTGGATCAGAGTAAGATGGAAAACCGTAAACAAGAAAAGCGGGCCAGAAATTGGGCATATAAAAAATTAGTCCCTTTGACTAAAATTATTGAAGCTCAAAAAGCGGGAATAAAAAGCCGTTATGAATTGGCCGAGTTTTTAAATGTAACTGAGACTTTTTTAGAAGAGGCCTTGAAAAGATATGAAGAAGAATACGGGTTATATAAAAAGGTGAACGGATTAACTATCTGTTTTCAACCTCTTGGCGTTATAGAAATGTTTGAAGATTTTTAA
- a CDS encoding helix-turn-helix domain-containing protein — protein MFTRTILGNRIKDLRQKHKLSQDALAEKLKVTRSTIANYEAGRIIPPSQILVEIADFFEVSTDFLLGRDLSDDLKKPYYTDGQIIKKERVKRGMTQGQLADSIGVSQRTISKCEREGLANASELLDKIANVFGAFSWAEMSEKHNGNYKDPETSSETNQSSVSENKEVYTIAAHHDGEDWTEEELEEIERFKEFVRLKREKK, from the coding sequence ATGTTTACTAGAACTATATTGGGTAATCGAATAAAAGATTTAAGGCAAAAGCACAAATTATCTCAAGATGCTCTTGCAGAGAAATTAAAAGTTACTAGATCAACCATTGCTAATTATGAAGCTGGAAGAATAATACCTCCCAGTCAAATACTTGTTGAAATAGCTGACTTCTTTGAAGTATCAACTGATTTCTTACTAGGAAGAGATTTGTCGGATGATTTGAAGAAACCTTATTACACTGACGGACAAATTATAAAAAAAGAAAGGGTCAAAAGGGGTATGACCCAAGGTCAACTAGCAGATTCAATCGGTGTAAGTCAAAGAACAATATCAAAGTGCGAACGTGAGGGTCTAGCGAATGCATCAGAATTACTAGATAAGATAGCAAATGTATTTGGGGCTTTTAGTTGGGCTGAAATGTCTGAAAAACACAATGGAAATTATAAAGACCCTGAAACTTCATCCGAAACGAATCAATCAAGTGTTAGCGAAAATAAAGAAGTCTATACTATCGCAGCTCACCATGATGGTGAAGACTGGACAGAAGAAGAACTAGAAGAAATAGAACGATTTAAAGAATTCGTACGCTTAAAAAGAGAGAAAAAATAA
- a CDS encoding helix-turn-helix transcriptional regulator has product MSVAIDRRSQFRELRRQMELSQRQVSIDLGISESHYRNIESGRGNPDAVLLFRLSNYFKTKPENLFPDLAKRNI; this is encoded by the coding sequence ATGTCAGTGGCAATTGATAGACGCAGTCAATTTCGAGAGCTTCGCAGGCAAATGGAATTGTCACAACGTCAAGTTTCAATTGATTTAGGCATTAGCGAAAGCCATTACCGCAATATAGAGAGCGGTCGTGGCAATCCAGATGCAGTATTACTTTTTAGACTTTCAAATTACTTTAAAACAAAGCCAGAGAATTTATTCCCTGATTTAGCAAAGCGAAATATTTAA
- a CDS encoding Rha family transcriptional regulator, which yields MNNTLNLIESNGQHFVDSRDVAEMVEKRHADLVRSIEGYLVVIGQNAKLRSDDFFVESTYQAGTGKLYKHYLLTKQGCEMVANKMTGEKGILFTAAYVNQFNQMEHHLQTDYSQLSPQLQHMIRLEKKQNEQDKRLGQLEDNLSIDSFQQNVIQKQIKKRVYEIRDRYDDSPEGTRRLFSSIYRNFRDAFAVPSYRDLRKLDFEDAKAWIKTWRPLI from the coding sequence ATGAATAATACTTTAAATTTAATCGAATCAAACGGACAACATTTTGTAGATAGTCGAGACGTGGCCGAAATGGTTGAGAAAAGACATGCGGACTTGGTAAGGAGCATTGAGGGTTACTTAGTAGTTATTGGTCAAAACGCAAAATTGCGTTCTGATGATTTCTTTGTAGAAAGCACATACCAAGCGGGTACGGGGAAACTCTACAAACATTATTTGCTAACTAAACAAGGCTGTGAAATGGTCGCCAACAAAATGACAGGCGAAAAAGGCATCCTGTTTACCGCTGCTTACGTGAATCAATTCAATCAAATGGAGCACCACTTACAAACTGATTATTCACAGTTGAGCCCACAGTTACAACACATGATCCGTCTTGAGAAAAAACAGAACGAGCAAGATAAACGTTTAGGTCAACTTGAAGACAATTTGAGTATCGACTCTTTTCAACAAAATGTTATCCAAAAGCAAATTAAAAAGCGCGTTTATGAAATTCGTGATAGATATGATGACAGCCCAGAGGGGACACGCCGCCTATTTTCAAGTATTTACCGCAATTTTAGAGACGCTTTCGCAGTGCCTTCATACAGGGATTTAAGAAAGTTAGATTTTGAGGATGCTAAGGCATGGATTAAAACATGGCGGCCGTTAATTTAG
- a CDS encoding DUF6809 family protein, with protein sequence MKLMGTPTKIAAIGEQIGADINKTAVCGKYYDAGMVTMLKLIATKSLHERLDSDYEKIELSQKTCKANDRMNDLYALLSEKLPAELKPLLQDFDEICSTKAAYESEDAFISGFIAGFRYLMGEVAYSDELNFYK encoded by the coding sequence ATGAAATTAATGGGTACGCCTACTAAAATAGCTGCTATTGGTGAACAGATCGGAGCGGACATAAATAAAACGGCTGTATGCGGTAAGTATTACGACGCTGGCATGGTTACTATGCTCAAATTGATAGCAACCAAGTCTCTGCATGAGAGGTTAGACAGTGATTACGAAAAAATCGAATTGTCCCAAAAAACATGTAAAGCAAATGACCGAATGAACGATCTTTATGCACTGTTAAGCGAGAAGCTGCCGGCGGAATTAAAGCCACTTCTGCAGGATTTTGATGAGATTTGTTCAACAAAAGCGGCATATGAGAGCGAGGACGCTTTTATATCGGGATTTATTGCCGGTTTCCGTTATCTCATGGGAGAAGTGGCGTATAGCGATGAATTGAATTTTTACAAGTAA
- a CDS encoding replicative helicase loader/inhibitor gives MIKKQTFEIMSLIKQYFDHFEITQDKIDSWHELLQEAVYEEVRRNLINFCRLNKFPPKVADLLNAKPATVDRMNAIPSVEETKEYFAKMAAPNELTDQERASIEKSKAEIRRMLGIGD, from the coding sequence ATGATTAAAAAACAAACCTTTGAAATCATGTCTCTTATCAAACAATATTTTGATCACTTTGAGATTACACAAGATAAGATTGATTCTTGGCATGAGCTTTTACAAGAAGCTGTATACGAGGAAGTACGCCGCAATCTAATCAACTTTTGCCGATTGAATAAGTTTCCGCCGAAGGTTGCGGACTTGTTGAATGCAAAGCCTGCAACAGTTGACCGGATGAATGCTATTCCCTCTGTAGAGGAAACAAAAGAGTATTTTGCGAAAATGGCTGCTCCTAACGAGCTAACAGATCAAGAGCGGGCATCCATAGAGAAATCAAAAGCAGAAATCAGACGAATGCTTGGGATCGGTGATTAA
- the dnaB gene encoding replicative DNA helicase, with product MDTKHFLYNIDAEQSFLGSLLLEPELIKDTRIRPLHLSQFKHRNLLAAMIELDSKGIPIDLVAIVEQVGRDNIGSVGGHKYLSDLTESVPTTANISFYEKLIFEYWQKREMSKIAEEIKQNAAHEDVSSTIQTSISNLMRLEDATGDEEDGAIQSDLLDIYEELATPKGEITGMRSGFAELDRMTSGFQKQELVIIAARPSVGKTAFCLNVAANFMGSSLNQYSGGAVGIFSLEMSRKQLLKRMASILGNINADAMRTGNLTANDWNKLSQANGILGSADIRIFDRPGVTVNEIWSKARKMKREYAGKDILIIIDYLQLITGSAKHRGNRTQEIGEISRMLKHMARELDICVVALSQLSRGVEQRQDKRPMMSDIRESGQIEQDADVIGFLYRDDYYDKESESKNIIEIIIAKQRNGPVGTVSLAFIKEYGLFLNLERRFDS from the coding sequence ATGGACACGAAACATTTTTTATACAATATAGATGCGGAGCAGTCCTTTCTAGGGTCGCTCCTTTTAGAGCCTGAACTAATAAAAGACACCCGCATTAGACCGCTCCATTTATCACAGTTCAAACATAGAAATCTATTAGCTGCGATGATTGAACTAGATTCTAAAGGGATCCCGATAGATTTGGTTGCAATCGTCGAGCAAGTAGGACGTGACAACATCGGTAGCGTTGGCGGGCACAAATATTTATCCGACTTAACCGAGTCTGTGCCGACTACCGCCAATATTTCTTTTTACGAAAAGCTTATATTTGAGTATTGGCAAAAAAGAGAAATGAGTAAGATCGCGGAGGAAATTAAGCAAAATGCCGCTCATGAAGATGTGTCCTCAACTATTCAAACGAGCATATCCAATTTAATGCGCTTAGAAGACGCTACAGGCGATGAAGAGGACGGGGCAATACAAAGTGACCTGTTAGACATTTACGAGGAGCTGGCGACCCCAAAAGGCGAAATTACGGGTATGCGAAGCGGCTTTGCAGAGCTAGATCGAATGACGTCGGGTTTTCAAAAACAAGAATTAGTTATTATTGCCGCTCGGCCATCTGTCGGGAAAACTGCTTTTTGCTTAAACGTTGCGGCTAATTTTATGGGTAGTTCATTAAATCAATATAGCGGCGGCGCAGTGGGTATTTTCTCTCTTGAAATGTCACGTAAGCAGCTTCTAAAAAGAATGGCTTCAATTCTTGGAAATATAAATGCAGATGCGATGCGTACGGGGAATTTGACAGCGAATGACTGGAACAAGCTTTCACAAGCAAATGGTATTCTTGGTTCTGCTGATATAAGAATATTTGACCGCCCAGGCGTCACAGTAAACGAAATATGGTCAAAGGCAAGGAAAATGAAACGGGAGTATGCCGGCAAGGATATCTTGATCATTATTGATTATTTGCAGCTGATTACAGGATCAGCAAAACACAGGGGGAACAGAACACAGGAAATAGGCGAAATAAGCCGCATGCTCAAGCATATGGCCCGAGAGTTAGACATTTGTGTTGTTGCTCTTAGTCAGCTTTCAAGGGGCGTTGAACAGCGGCAGGATAAGCGTCCAATGATGTCTGATATTAGGGAATCAGGACAAATCGAGCAGGATGCGGATGTCATTGGGTTTCTTTATCGGGATGATTATTATGACAAGGAAAGCGAAAGTAAAAACATAATTGAAATCATTATTGCAAAACAGAGAAACGGTCCTGTTGGTACTGTCTCACTGGCGTTCATTAAAGAATACGGTTTGTTCCTGAATCTGGAGCGTAGGTTTGACAGTTAG
- a CDS encoding XtrA/YqaO family protein: MRLINLDHIIERDKLVIDTKQHDCFAVILSNGAARMVPLPTYGETKIITNQGKVTRVKWDEGELFK; the protein is encoded by the coding sequence TTGAGATTAATCAATTTAGACCATATAATTGAAAGAGATAAACTTGTCATAGACACGAAACAGCATGATTGTTTTGCGGTAATTCTATCCAATGGAGCTGCGAGGATGGTCCCACTCCCCACATATGGGGAAACAAAGATCATTACAAATCAAGGCAAGGTTACCCGCGTTAAATGGGACGAGGGTGAATTGTTTAAGTGA
- a CDS encoding ArpU family phage packaging/lysis transcriptional regulator, giving the protein MNQITLNLPQIDEEATKAKAEQLLDQYRLYLLQVPDDFLPKVTPAYSIVLPSITNEFHSSTEEAALKRLDWEIQRDKFLKRIQRAVNRLTQRERQIIVMLYMQPEELCDYEVYTEMNMSHRNYYRVKAKAFYRLAFALREEVYKKRQESTSFC; this is encoded by the coding sequence ATGAATCAAATTACATTAAACCTGCCTCAGATTGATGAAGAAGCCACTAAAGCAAAAGCAGAGCAGCTGCTGGATCAATACCGGTTATATCTCTTGCAGGTGCCAGATGATTTTTTACCAAAGGTTACACCAGCTTATAGCATTGTTCTGCCGAGTATTACGAATGAATTTCATTCATCGACAGAAGAGGCAGCATTAAAACGTCTTGATTGGGAGATTCAGCGTGATAAATTTCTAAAAAGGATTCAAAGGGCTGTTAACCGGCTTACTCAAAGAGAACGGCAGATCATTGTCATGCTCTATATGCAGCCGGAAGAATTGTGTGATTATGAAGTTTATACGGAAATGAATATGAGTCATCGCAACTATTACCGAGTGAAGGCAAAAGCTTTCTACAGACTAGCGTTTGCTCTAAGAGAAGAAGTGTACAAGAAGAGGCAGGAAAGTACTTCTTTTTGCTAG
- a CDS encoding type II toxin-antitoxin system HicB family antitoxin: MKKDRYIYPALFDYDDDGITVTFPDLPGCITCGNTDEEALTMAKEAMALHLYGLEQDADEIPAATPTKKIKTEDSQCIVLIETWMPPFRHEMENAAVKKTLTIPRWMDEIAKEHKINYSHLLQDAIKEHLGLYKNPRS, from the coding sequence ATGAAAAAAGATCGTTACATCTATCCAGCCCTTTTCGATTATGACGATGACGGAATCACAGTTACATTTCCTGATTTACCAGGTTGCATAACGTGCGGCAATACAGATGAAGAAGCTCTTACCATGGCAAAAGAAGCAATGGCATTACATCTATATGGACTTGAGCAAGATGCTGACGAGATTCCTGCAGCAACACCGACCAAGAAAATTAAAACTGAAGATAGTCAATGCATCGTACTAATTGAAACCTGGATGCCGCCTTTCCGTCATGAAATGGAAAACGCAGCAGTTAAGAAAACATTAACAATTCCACGTTGGATGGATGAGATTGCAAAAGAGCATAAGATCAATTATTCTCATCTACTTCAAGATGCAATTAAAGAACATCTTGGACTTTATAAAAATCCAAGGTCTTAA
- a CDS encoding type II toxin-antitoxin system HicA family toxin yields the protein MSSREIIKLIKNDGWYEVRVKGSHHQFRHPHKKGLVTIPHPKKDLPKRTVKSILEQAGLE from the coding sequence ATGAGTTCCAGAGAAATAATAAAGCTAATTAAAAATGATGGATGGTACGAAGTCCGAGTAAAAGGCAGTCATCATCAGTTTAGACATCCTCATAAAAAAGGACTTGTGACTATCCCACATCCAAAGAAAGACTTACCAAAAAGAACAGTAAAATCAATCCTTGAGCAGGCAGGGCTAGAATAG
- a CDS encoding TIR domain-containing protein, translating into MTIPKDEKIKILNDLIEKTDSLKFNDGGRLDELLKESEMIIKNICENSSEYISSLKSASFYLSFFPSERADMIRQWQRGQEQLTNLFNTIKKEIQLFEDREPIDSIDEVIEAKTNSIFIVHGRDDLMKLEVARALETLKLNPIILHEQPNDGLTIIEKFEQRSVDCQFAIVLMSPDDMGYLRGKEKSKQFRARQNVILELGYFIGKLGRKNVMTLVKDDPSGSLEIPNDFAGVVYTNFDSGGGWKLQIAKQLASCGYQIDANVLLRN; encoded by the coding sequence ATGACAATACCTAAAGATGAAAAAATAAAAATATTAAATGATTTAATAGAAAAAACTGATTCATTAAAGTTTAACGATGGGGGACGTCTGGACGAGTTACTAAAAGAAAGTGAAATGATAATTAAAAATATCTGTGAAAATTCTTCAGAGTATATAAGTTCTTTAAAATCAGCATCATTTTATCTCTCTTTCTTCCCTTCAGAAAGAGCTGATATGATTAGGCAGTGGCAGAGGGGACAAGAACAATTAACAAATTTATTTAATACAATAAAAAAAGAAATTCAGCTTTTTGAAGATAGAGAACCAATAGATAGTATTGATGAAGTTATTGAAGCAAAAACAAACAGTATTTTTATTGTCCATGGACGGGACGATCTTATGAAACTTGAAGTAGCTAGGGCTTTAGAGACTTTAAAATTAAATCCTATTATATTACACGAGCAACCTAACGATGGTTTAACTATTATTGAAAAGTTTGAACAGAGAAGCGTAGATTGTCAATTTGCAATTGTTTTAATGTCACCTGATGATATGGGTTATCTTAGAGGAAAAGAAAAATCAAAGCAATTTCGAGCAAGACAAAATGTGATTCTTGAATTAGGGTATTTTATCGGGAAATTGGGTAGGAAAAATGTTATGACATTAGTTAAAGATGACCCTTCTGGAAGTTTAGAGATTCCTAATGACTTTGCAGGCGTTGTTTATACAAACTTTGATAGTGGTGGAGGATGGAAACTTCAAATAGCTAAGCAGTTAGCATCTTGCGGATATCAAATTGATGCTAATGTTTTATTACGTAATTAA
- a CDS encoding phage terminase small subunit P27 family, whose translation MARRKQLAETLKGQITNEEREERLQQEEKLKDFSPLQEKPPYWLSTMAKNEWRRIYPHIINLPISELDSTLLAIYCNSYAQYREAMADIAKDGQVMFEKNSRGETVKKKNPSVDIMNSMSKEIRGIAGQLGLSLDSRLRIVGLDSDSEEDDEFGAMAIDDD comes from the coding sequence TTGGCGAGACGAAAACAATTAGCGGAAACGTTAAAAGGACAAATTACCAACGAAGAGCGGGAAGAGCGTCTGCAGCAGGAAGAAAAACTGAAAGATTTTTCGCCCTTGCAAGAAAAGCCACCATACTGGTTGTCCACTATGGCGAAGAATGAATGGCGGCGCATCTACCCGCACATTATCAATTTGCCAATTTCTGAATTAGATTCGACATTGCTTGCGATCTATTGCAACAGCTATGCACAGTATCGAGAAGCGATGGCCGATATAGCCAAAGACGGCCAAGTCATGTTTGAAAAAAACAGCCGGGGTGAGACGGTTAAAAAGAAAAATCCATCTGTGGACATAATGAACAGCATGTCTAAAGAGATCCGGGGTATTGCCGGCCAGCTTGGTCTGTCTCTGGATTCACGTCTACGAATCGTGGGCCTCGACAGCGACAGCGAGGAAGATGATGAGTT